A window from Primulina eburnea isolate SZY01 chromosome 2, ASM2296580v1, whole genome shotgun sequence encodes these proteins:
- the LOC140823524 gene encoding ATP-dependent RNA helicase-like protein DB10 — translation MVAAATASSTGIRYAPEDPTLPKPWIGLVDGSTGYVYFWNPETDVTQYERPVAPSLASSVPPHKSLSSSVQKSSHGNHNNGDAADGKYIKVGNGGNGPVKNATGSGSYQTARIRSDYLQNSSNGKTNAGHGSYTSNGADGSLSAESFRIQHEITVTGDLEIQPFTTFEATGFPPEILREVRHAGFSVPTPIQAQTWPIALQGRDIVAIAKTGSGKTLGYLIPGFIHLKQMRNNPVLGPTVLVLSPTRELATQILDEAVKFGRSSKITCTCLYGGAQKGPQLRDLFRGVDIVVATPGRLNDILESRKISLRQVSYLVLDEADRMLDMGFEPQIRKIVKEVPSQRQTLMYTATWPKEVRRIAANLLVNPIQVNIGSVDELAANSAITQHVEVLSSGHKLRRLEQILRSQEPGSKVIIFCSTKKKCNQLAGALAQQFVAAAIHGDKSQAERDHVLTQFRTGRTPVLVATDVAARGLDIKDIKMVINYDFPNGIEDYVHRIGRTGRAGATGVAYTFFCSDDAKHAAALVKLLEGANQHVSVEIRDMATSRGGAAGKSRHQFGSGLRRVNDSTFGERNGAKSSFGMSVLMDNSGGGRDSDHRRDRTGAAGSHQYKSSQINGKMADENRRGRSRSRSPNRKSRWE, via the exons ATGGTCGCCGCTGCAACTGCCTCATCAACTGGTATACGATATGCACCAGAAGATCCCACTCTCCCAAAACCATGGATAGGTTTGGTTGATGGCAGTACAGGTTATGTTTACTTTTGGAATCCAGAGACTGATGTAACTCAGTATGAGAGACCTGTAGCTCCTTCGCTGGCAAGTTCTGTTCCACCtcacaaatctttgagttcatcgGTTCAAAAGTCGTCCCATGGCAATCACAATAATGGGGATGCTGCTGATGGTAAATATATCAAAGTTGGCAATGGTGGGAATGGTCCAGTAAAAAATGCCACCGGCTCTGGAAGTTATCAG ACTGCCAGGATCAGATCCGATTATTTGCAAAATTCGTCAAATGGGAAAACCAATGCTGGACATGGATCATATACTTCTAATGGTGCTGATGGCAGTTTGTCTGCTGAGTCTTTTCGCATCCAACATGAAATTACAGTTACT GGAGATCTGGAAATCCAACCTTTCACCACTTTTGAAGCCACTGGTTTTCCTCCTGAGATTTTAAGGGAG GTACGACATGCTGGTTTTTCTGTGCCGACTCCCATCCAGGCACAGACATGGCCTATTGCTCTGCAAGGTCGTGATATTGTAGCCATTGCCAAGACAGGCTCGGGAAAAACTTTGGGTTACTTGATTCCAGGTTTTATTCATCTGAAGCAAATGCGTAACAATCCTGTATTAGGACCAACAGTTTTGGTGTTGTCTCCAACAAGAGAGTTGGCAACTCAGATACTAGATGAAGCTGTGAAGTTTGGAAGATCATCTAAGATAACTTGCACA TGCTTATATGGAGGCGCACAAAAAGGCCCTCAGCTGAGAGACCTATTCAGGGGCGTAGATATCGTGGTCGCTACTCCTGGTCGTTTGAATGATATTTTGGAATCGAGAAAAATTAGTCTTCGTCAAGTTTCATATTTGGTGTTAGATGAGGCAGACCGAATGCTGGACATGGGATTTGAACCCCAGATAAGGAAAATTGTGAAGGAAGTTCCTTCTCAGAGGCAAACCCTGATGTACACTGCTACATGGCCAAAGGAGGTGCGCAGAATTGCTGCTAATCTATTGGTTAACCCTATTCAGGTTAACATTGGCAGCGTCGACGAACTTGCTGCAAACAGTGCAATAACACAG CATGTTGAAGTTCTGTCATCAGGGCATAAGTTGAGGCGCCTAGAACAGATACTAAGATCTCAAGAACCAGGATCGAAGGTTATTATTTTCTGTTCTACAAAGAAAAAGTGCAACCAACTTGCTGGTGCTCTAGCCCAACAATTTGTAGCTGCGGCAATACATGGAGACAAATCTCAGGCTGAGAGggatcatgtcttgactcagtTTCGCACAGGACGAACCCCAGTGCTTGTAGCCACTGATGTCGCTGCCCGTGGCCTGGACATCAAGGATATCAA GATGGTGATAAATTATGACTTCCCGAATGGAATAGAGGACTATGTTCACAGAATAGGAAGAACTGGGCGGGCAGGTGCCACTGGAGTGGCTTATACTTTTTTCTGTAGCGATGATGCTAAGCATGCGGCTGCTTTAGTCAAGCTTTTGGAAGGAGCAAATCAACATGTCTCAGTTGAAATTCGTGATATGGCCACTTCACGGGGTGGTGCAGCAGGAAAATCCAGGCACCAGTTTGGTTCAGGCCTTAGAAGGGTTAATGATTCTACCTTTGGTGAACGAAACGGGGCGAAGAGTTCTTTTGGAATGTCAGTATTGATGGATAACAGTGGTGGTGGTCGTGACTCTGACCACAGACGTGATAG AACTGGTGCCGCTGGGAGCCATCAATACAAGAGCTCTCAAATTAATGGCAAAATGGCTGATGAAAATAGAAGAGGCAGAAGTCGCAGTAGATCCCCAAACCGGAAGTCAAGATGGGAGTGA
- the LOC140824773 gene encoding uncharacterized protein → MDDQNSSPASSSPSAAVGRSLRHRRGRHMVEDDEGDLVACTGESCESCTAWVIADCVALCCCPCAVVNLLTLTFLKLPWAVARRCIRRRKKEKIRKLMDKERRCGGGATDGISRKERVNERTSGIVWEEEAMDNLGAVFSAEEIWLELYEVGHLAFGRVSFSGNILNG, encoded by the coding sequence atGGACGATCAAAACTCATCTCCAGCTTCGTCTTCTCCGAGCGCCGCCGTGGGCAGAAGCCTCCGCCACCGCCGAGGACGGCACATGGTGGAGGATGACGAGGGAGATTTGGTCGCGTGCACCGGGGAGTCATGCGAATCTTGCACCGCGTGGGTGATAGCCGACTGCGTGGCCCTCTGCTGCTGCCCCTGCGCGGTGGTGAACCTGCTGACGCTGACATTCCTGAAGCTCCCGTGGGCGGTGGCGCGTAGATGCATCCGCCGGCGGAAGAAGGAGAAGATCCGGAAGTTAATGGACAAGGAGAGGCGATGCGGCGGGGGTGCAACTGACGGGATTTCAAGAAAAGAGAGGGTTAATGAACGTACATCGGGAATTGTTTGGGAAGAAGAGGCAATGGACAATCTTGGCGCAGTTTTCTCGGCAGAGGAGATCTGGTTGGAGCTGTACGAGGTTGGTCATTTGGCCTTTGGTAGGGTTTCTTTTAgtggaaatattttgaatgggTAG
- the LOC140823523 gene encoding cinnamoyl-CoA reductase-like SNL6 produces MISANFSIQNPIKPTRKSQVTIIIVILEMGFVRLEETQKAELQEFRRMLLSCAAVHGRKDENGLKDRENALEGASGDDVLLDKLVCVTSGVSYLGIAIVNQLLVDGYSVRIIVDNEEDVEKLKEMENSGEMRLINNIVEVVTAKLTDVESLTEAFDGCRGVFHTAGFVDPAGLSGYTKIMSNIEVNASNNVIKACGISPSVRHCVLTSSLLTCIWKDDSWDESFNRIDHKCWSDESVCMKKKLWYALGKLRAEKAAWEIAKEHNLKLATICPGLITGPKFFHRNPTPTLAYLKGIQEMYTKGLLATVDINRLAKAHVRVFQEMKKAACGRYICFDQVLDNIDGIEELARETGLNMSSIAGGASSSNGACFELSNGRLVNLMSRTRRCNDE; encoded by the exons ATGATCTCCGCTAATTTCTCCATCCAAAATCCAATAAAACCCACACGTAAATCACAAGTGACAATAATCATTGTGATTCTGGAAATGGGTTTTGTGCGGTTGGAGGAGACCCAGAAGGCGGAGCTTCAGGAGTTCCGGCGGATGCTGTTGTCTTGCGCAGCCGTGCACGGCCGGAAGGACGAGAATGGGCTTAAGGACAGAGAAAATGCGTTGGAGGGAGCTTCGGGCGACGACGTATTACTGGACAAGCTGGTCTGTGTCACTAGTGGCGTATCCTATCTTGGCATCGCTATAGTGAACCAGCTCCTGGTTGATGGGTACTCCGTGAGGATTATCGTTGATAACGAAG AAGACGTTGAAAAGCTGAAGGAAATGGAAAATTCCGGTGAAATGAGACTAATCAACAACATCGTTGAAGTAGTCACGGCCAAGCTTACTGATGTTGAAAGCCTAACCGAGGCATTTGATGGTTGTCGTGGTGTGTTTCATACCGCTGGTTTTGTTGACCCTGCTGGTTTATCCGGCTATACT AAAATAATGTCCAATATTGAAGTGAATGCAAGCAATAACGTCATAAAGGCGTGTGGGATTTCGCCTTCTGTTAGACATTGTGTACTAACTTCCTCTCTTTTGACCTGCATCTGGAAAGATGATTCTTGGGATGAATCTTTTAACCGAATCGATCACAAATGCTGGAGTGATGAATCTGTTTGCATGAAAAAGAAG CTCTGGTATGCTCTGGGGAAATTAAGAGCAGAAAAGGCTGCTTGGGAGATTGCAAAGGAGCATAACTTGAAACTAGCCACCATTTGCCCGGGACTTATCACGGGTCCCAAATTCTTCCATCGAAATCCTACCCCCACACTTGCTTATCTCAAAGGAATCCAAGAAATGTATACCAAGGGATTGCTAGCTACTGTCGACATTAACAGATTAGCTAAGGCGCACGTAAGAGTATTTCAAGAAATGAAAAAAGCAGCATGTGGGAGATATATTTGCTTTGATCAAGTACTAGACAACATAGATGGGATAGAAGAGCTGGCTCGAGAAACGGGCTTAAACATGAGCTCGATTGCAGGTGGTGCCTCTTCTAGCAATGGAGCTTGTTTTGAACTTTCAAATGGAAGGCTTGTTAACTTGATGTCGAGAACACGAAGATGCAATGATGAATAA